A region of the Caballeronia sp. TF1N1 genome:
AACGCACCACTTCGACGAAATCTTCCGTCTTGTAGTTGATCGCGCGCTCCGCGCCGAGTGCTTCGCAGGCGCGGCACTTTTCGTCGCTGCCGGCCGTGGCGAACACGCGAAAGCCGAGCGCCTTCGCAATCTGTATGGCCGTCACGCCGATACCGCTCGATCCGCCCTGCACGAGCAGCGTCTCCTCGTCGCCGTTTTCGCCCGAACCGAGATGCGCGCGCTCGAAGACATTGCTCCACACGGTGAAGAACGTTTCCGGCAGCGAAGCCGCTTCGATGTCCGTCAATCCAGCCGGAACCGGCAAACATTGTTCGAGCGGCGCAACCGCGTATTCCGCGTAACCGCCGCCCGCGAGCAGCGCGCAGACGCGATCGCCCTTCTTGAGGCCGAACGGATTATGTTTTGGATCGAAGTCGCCATCGACGATCTCGCCCGCCACTTCGAGCCCCGGCAAATCCGACGCGCCCGGCGGCGGCGCATACGCGCCCTTGCGCTGAAATACATCGGGCCGGTTGACGCCCGAAGCGCTCACCTTGATGAGCACTTCGCACTTGCCCGGCTCGGGCTTCGGGCGCTCGCCCAGCTTCAGCACTTCGGGTGCACCAAACTCAGTGATTTCGATGGCCTTCATTGCTTCTCCCAGACAGTCAGTCGTGTGGCAAGCGCGTTGACTTGGCGAACCAGATGGCACTGTGTCGCGCGGGCGACACGCGCTCCACAGTGCCATCGGGTCCGGCGATGCATCGGACAAAGCGTCGCCCGCTGCACCTCATACAAGAAAACGGCCGGCTCGCAGATGCGGCCGGCCGTCGACACATTACCGCATTACTGCTGCGGCTGCGTCGGTTCGGCTTGTTGCGCGGCTTCGTTCAGAAGCGCCTTGGCCGACAGACGCACGCGACCCTTCTCGTCCGTCTGGATGACCTTGACCTTCACGATCTGGCCTTCCTTCAGGTAGTCGTTGATGTCCTTCACACGCTCGTTGACGATTTCCGAGATGTGCAGGAGACCATCCTTGCCCGGCAGGATATTCACGATCGCGCCGAAGTCCAGCAGCTTGAGCACCGGACCTTCGTACACTTGGCCCACTTCCACTTCGGCCGTGATGTTCTCGATACGCTTCTTCGCCTCGGCCATGCCTTCCGAGCTCGTGCTCGCAATGGTCACGACGCCGTCGTCGGAAATGTCGATGGTCGTGCCGGTCTCTTCCGTCAGC
Encoded here:
- a CDS encoding NAD(P)H-quinone oxidoreductase, with product MKAIEITEFGAPEVLKLGERPKPEPGKCEVLIKVSASGVNRPDVFQRKGAYAPPPGASDLPGLEVAGEIVDGDFDPKHNPFGLKKGDRVCALLAGGGYAEYAVAPLEQCLPVPAGLTDIEAASLPETFFTVWSNVFERAHLGSGENGDEETLLVQGGSSGIGVTAIQIAKALGFRVFATAGSDEKCRACEALGAERAINYKTEDFVEVVRSLTNDRGVDVILDMVAGDYLPRELKSLADGGRICVIALLGGAKAEINLNDVLRRRLVITGSTLRPRPVAFKAKIAAKLKEQVWPEIEAGRIKPVIHQVFPASEAAAAHTLMESSTHVGKIMLDWREDA